A region of Acidobacteriota bacterium DNA encodes the following proteins:
- the xerD gene encoding site-specific tyrosine recombinase XerD, producing the protein MWRREVERWVESLAVERGLSDHTVAAYRRDLKRLGQELADGGGDLRAATQEQLASHLRGLRRGGLAPRSIRRALSTLRGFYAYLLAEGERSDDPSLHLVAPRLIERLPKVLSEDDVERLLQAPDPATPLGVRDRAMIEVLYATGLRVSELVGLELSQIRRDPAGRLDTGFLVVFGKGGKERVVPVGEQAEGCLGEYLATSRPALVRGRHGKVFVNRLGDPLTRQGCWKILKGHALKAGVAQVSPHVLRHSFATHLLEHGADLRAVQSMLGHSDISTTEIYTHIHQARLRNLYDDFHPRA; encoded by the coding sequence ATGTGGCGCCGCGAGGTGGAGCGGTGGGTGGAGTCCCTGGCTGTGGAACGGGGGCTTTCGGACCACACCGTCGCCGCCTATCGGCGCGATCTGAAGCGGCTCGGCCAGGAGTTGGCCGACGGCGGTGGCGATTTACGCGCCGCGACCCAGGAACAACTCGCCTCCCACCTGCGTGGCCTCCGCCGGGGCGGCCTGGCGCCGCGCTCGATTCGGCGGGCGCTTTCCACTCTGCGCGGTTTCTATGCCTACCTGCTGGCGGAAGGGGAACGCAGCGATGATCCCTCTCTCCATCTGGTGGCGCCCCGGCTGATCGAGCGGCTGCCGAAGGTGCTCTCCGAAGACGATGTCGAGCGGCTGCTCCAGGCGCCGGATCCGGCCACGCCTCTCGGGGTGCGCGACCGGGCGATGATCGAGGTGCTCTATGCCACCGGCCTGCGGGTGAGTGAGCTGGTGGGGCTGGAGCTGTCGCAGATCCGGCGCGATCCGGCGGGCCGCCTCGATACCGGGTTTCTGGTGGTCTTCGGCAAGGGCGGCAAAGAGCGGGTGGTGCCGGTAGGGGAGCAGGCCGAGGGTTGCCTTGGCGAATACCTGGCCACCTCCCGCCCAGCGCTGGTGCGCGGGCGCCACGGCAAGGTGTTCGTCAACCGGTTGGGAGATCCCCTGACCCGCCAGGGCTGCTGGAAGATCCTGAAGGGTCACGCCTTGAAGGCCGGCGTGGCGCAAGTTTCGCCCCACGTGCTGCGGCACAGCTTCGCCACCCATCTGTTGGAGCACGGCGCCGATTTGCGGGCGGTGCAGTCGATGCTCGGCCACTCGGACATCTCGACCACCGAGATCTACACCCACATTCACCAGGCGCGCCTGCGCAATCTCTATGATGATTTCCATCCGCGGGCGTGA
- a CDS encoding 2-isopropylmalate synthase, translating into MTLNESDLIYDWNRAEGGELTPARPKLELDDETLRDGLQSPSVDTPSIEEKLELLHFMAGLGIESANIGLPGAGPHVVADVLRLAQEIVDQKLPIEPNCAARTVRQDIEPIVEISQSTGLAIEAACFIGSSPIRQFAEAWELDKMLRLTREAVAFATSEGLPVMFVTEDTTRAHPDDLRRLYTEAVEAGARRVCIADTVGHATPAGATHLVRFVRGVVDATGEDVKVDWHGHKDRGLSVINALTAAAAGADRLHGTAIGIGERVGNAPIDQLLINMQLLGWIDRDLSRLGEYCQRVSETTGVALPDNYPVLGRDAFRTGTGVHAAAIIKARAKGDDWLADRIYSGVPASMVGRHQEIEIGPMCGESNVVYWLEERGIAAEADLVQEIFQQAKNASRTMEEAEILAILKARGVEASA; encoded by the coding sequence ATGACCCTCAACGAATCCGATCTGATCTACGACTGGAACCGCGCCGAGGGCGGCGAGTTGACCCCGGCGCGGCCGAAGCTGGAATTGGACGACGAGACTCTGCGCGATGGGCTGCAGTCGCCGTCGGTGGACACGCCTTCGATCGAGGAGAAGCTGGAGTTGCTCCATTTCATGGCAGGTCTGGGCATCGAATCGGCCAATATCGGCTTGCCCGGCGCTGGTCCGCACGTGGTAGCGGATGTGTTGCGGCTGGCGCAAGAGATCGTCGATCAGAAGTTGCCGATCGAGCCCAACTGCGCCGCTCGCACGGTGCGTCAGGACATCGAGCCGATCGTCGAGATCAGTCAGTCCACCGGTCTCGCCATCGAGGCGGCATGTTTTATCGGCTCGAGCCCGATCCGCCAGTTCGCAGAGGCCTGGGAGCTGGACAAGATGCTGCGGTTGACCCGCGAGGCGGTGGCCTTTGCGACCTCCGAGGGCCTGCCGGTGATGTTTGTGACGGAAGACACCACCCGTGCCCATCCGGACGATCTGCGGCGCCTCTACACGGAGGCGGTCGAGGCGGGTGCCCGGCGGGTGTGCATTGCCGACACGGTGGGTCACGCCACGCCGGCCGGGGCAACCCATCTGGTGCGCTTCGTCCGCGGAGTGGTGGACGCGACCGGCGAGGATGTGAAGGTGGACTGGCACGGGCACAAGGATCGCGGCCTGTCGGTGATCAATGCCCTGACCGCCGCCGCCGCCGGCGCCGATCGCCTGCACGGCACGGCCATCGGTATCGGCGAGCGGGTGGGCAACGCGCCGATCGACCAATTGTTGATCAACATGCAGCTCCTCGGCTGGATCGACCGCGACCTCTCGCGCCTCGGCGAGTACTGCCAGCGGGTGTCCGAAACCACCGGCGTGGCGCTACCGGACAATTACCCGGTGCTCGGCCGCGATGCCTTCCGCACCGGCACCGGGGTGCACGCGGCGGCGATCATCAAGGCGCGGGCGAAGGGCGACGATTGGCTGGCGGATCGCATTTACTCGGGAGTGCCGGCGAGCATGGTGGGGCGCCACCAGGAGATCGAGATCGGGCCGATGTGCGGCGAGTCGAATGTCGTCTACTGGCTCGAAGAGCGCGGTATCGCCGCCGAGGCGGATCTAGTGCAGGAGATCTTCCAGCAGGCCAAGAACGCCTCTCGCACGATGGAAGAGGCCGAGATCCTGGCGATTCTGAAGGCGCGGGGTGTCGAAGCCTCCGCCTGA